Part of the Gloeocapsa sp. PCC 73106 genome is shown below.
TCCCCTAATCGCTCCTGTATAGGAGTAGGCCTTAAAAAGTGCGATCGCCCACTGAATCTTAGAAGCAAGGGAAGAAATTTAAACTTTGGCTTTGATCGCGTATTCGCGAAAGCGTTCTAAATCGGCTTGAAGGGTGGATTCAACGATCCTCCCTAAAAAAAGATTGTCCATAATTTTGCCTAAAATACCTGGGATAGCGTAAGCTACGGTAAGTTTAACGATGCTACCATTCTCGTGGCGATCATAAAAACGAATTGCTCCCCGATTAGGTAAACCGTCTACTGATTCCCATTGGATAATCTGCTGGGGTACAACCTTTAAGATACGAGACAACCAGTTAAATTTAAAAGCACCACTAGCTAATTGCCAACGAGATAATTCTGGATTATCTGATAAGATTTCTACAGACTCAATCCATTTCATCCAGCGAGGCATTTGTTCTAAATCAGACCACAAACCCCAGACTAAATCAATGGGTGCGTCTACTTCTATTTGTACACTATGCTCTAACCAATCTGCCATGTTACTTCGTTGTATTTTTATGATTTAGAATAGCTTGAGCCGCTTGACGACCCGAAAGAGTAGCCCCTTCCATGCTATCAATATAGTCTTGTTGGGTGTAACTACCCGCTAAGAAGAAATTAGCCACGGGGGTAATTTGAGCAGGACGATAGGGATCCATACCTGGTGCTTCTCGATAGAGAGATTGGGCTAACTTAACCACACTATACCAAATTAGGTTTAATTCACGAGAGGAGGGAAAAAGTTCCTGAACTTGTCGGAGGACGTGGTGGGCGATCGCCTCATTATTTTGCTTGATAAAGGGATCTCCTGGGGTTAATACTAACTGCAATAGAGACCCAGATTCTGCTTTATAATAATCACCCGGACTAGTTAAAGCCAGATCAGCAAAGCAAGAAAAATCAGCATCAGGGGTATAGAGTAAATTATCGATACCGTAAGCTTGAGCTAGAGATTGACGTTGGTTAGCATCTTCTAACTCCGTAACCCAGCCATCAAAGCGCAGTTGTACCGTTGCTACTGGTACGGTATCCAACTTGTAGATATTGTCAAATTCTTGCCATTGGCGCCAACTGGGAGGGATCAGTTTTTGAATTCCTGGAACATCACAAGCGCAGAGATAGGCGTCCGCAGTAACTTCTTCCTCGGTATCTCCTTGAGCTATAAGTATACTTTTTACCAAAAGGCGATCGCTCGTTCCCTCATAAAGTATCTCTCTGACGCGACGTCTGGTGTGAATTTTTACCCCTCTAGCTTGTAAATAGCGTAGAATAGGCTCGTGTAAGTAAGTATGGGGAGAACCTTCAAGCATACGCATTACTGAAGCTTCGGTTTTAGCCGCAAAGAATTGAAAAATTGTCAGCATACAGCGCGCGGAAATATTTTCGGTATCAATAAAGCCCAAAGCGTAGGCGATGGGGTTCCATAGACGTTTTAGACTGTTATCATTACCTCCTTGTCTGCGGAACCAATCGGCAAAACTCACAGAATCTAAATCTCTGATGGTTTTCATCGCTCCTTCGAAATCTACCAAACCCCTGACGATAGGACTAGTTCCCAAAGCTAAGGAGTTACGCATTTTATCCACCAGAGAGAGCTGAGAGGTAGTAAAAAAAGCCTTCAGACCATTAA
Proteins encoded:
- a CDS encoding SRPBCC family protein; this encodes MADWLEHSVQIEVDAPIDLVWGLWSDLEQMPRWMKWIESVEILSDNPELSRWQLASGAFKFNWLSRILKVVPQQIIQWESVDGLPNRGAIRFYDRHENGSIVKLTVAYAIPGILGKIMDNLFLGRIVESTLQADLERFREYAIKAKV
- the zds gene encoding 9,9'-di-cis-zeta-carotene desaturase, coding for MRVAIVGAGLAGLSAAVDLADSGVEVEIFESRPFVGGKVGSWVDSDGNHIEMGLHVFFGCYYQLFDLMKKVGALENLRLKEHTHTFINTGGKTGTLDFRFITGAPFNGLKAFFTTSQLSLVDKMRNSLALGTSPIVRGLVDFEGAMKTIRDLDSVSFADWFRRQGGNDNSLKRLWNPIAYALGFIDTENISARCMLTIFQFFAAKTEASVMRMLEGSPHTYLHEPILRYLQARGVKIHTRRRVREILYEGTSDRLLVKSILIAQGDTEEEVTADAYLCACDVPGIQKLIPPSWRQWQEFDNIYKLDTVPVATVQLRFDGWVTELEDANQRQSLAQAYGIDNLLYTPDADFSCFADLALTSPGDYYKAESGSLLQLVLTPGDPFIKQNNEAIAHHVLRQVQELFPSSRELNLIWYSVVKLAQSLYREAPGMDPYRPAQITPVANFFLAGSYTQQDYIDSMEGATLSGRQAAQAILNHKNTTK